A window from Primulina eburnea isolate SZY01 chromosome 2, ASM2296580v1, whole genome shotgun sequence encodes these proteins:
- the LOC140820840 gene encoding protein ENHANCED DISEASE RESISTANCE 2-like: MGMAGREGVMRGWLYLIRFNRFGLQYSRKRYFILQDNCLKSFKSIPSSDTEEPVRSAIIDSCIRVTDNGRESHHMKIFFIFTLYNTSNHNDQLKLGATSSEEAARWIRSLQDTALDPVTNSDYSKRRWQPFSLSVSKRMTNKRSIDWTSASSEHVNAMTSDVIGPSPWKIFGCHDGLRLFKEANDRDSNGKHWDDHPAIMAVGVIDGASEVVFHTLMSLGTSKSEWDFCFYRGSVIEHLDGHTDIIHIQLYNHWLPWAMKRRDLLLRRYWRREDDGTYVILYHSVIHRKCPPQNGYVRACLKSGGYVITPAIQGKECVIKHMLAVDWRFWKSRFRKASSRSITIRMLGRVAALREMFRAKVGSATNEFLLGGLAMEVGIPQSEKEEIKTEVNIKMVEKIIEDEGLKLLSEASSLKGLNDAADEFFDVPEPFDDETSDNGWTSDTSPEFCYVDIYQPKLSSAANFVKKLHDLAVQKKGYVDLQELSWGGIVSCCYGATLPKDSCFNMPCSWAAADPSSFLVRGDNYLEDRQKIKAKGTLMQMVAADWLRSDKREDDLAGRPGGIVQKYADRGGPEFFFVMNIQVPGTTMYNLALYYMLKTPLNETPLLERFVNGDDAFRNSRFKLIPYISKGSWIVKQSVGKKSCLLGQALEVNYYRGKNYLELDINVGSSTVARGVVSLVLGYLSNLVIEMAFLIQGNTQEELPEVLLGTCRLNHLDAAKSVSTDSIRII, encoded by the exons ATGGGGATGGCAGGAAGAGAAGGTGTGATGCGGGGGTGGCTTTATTTGATTCGTTTCAACCGTTTTGGGCTGCAATATTCACGTAAAAGATACTTCATTCTTCAAGATAACTGCCTCAAGAGCTTCAAGTCTATCCCTTCTTCAGATACAGAG GAGCCAGTGAGAAGTGCAATAATAGACTCCTGCATTCGTGTTACAGACAATGGAAGAGAGAGTCATCATATGAAA attttttttattttcacccTTTACAATACTTCTAATCATAACGATCAGCTTAAG CTGGGGGCAACCAGTTCAGAAGAAGCTGCTAGGTGGATTCGTTCTTTGCAGGACACAGCTCTTGACCCTGTGACTAACTCAGATTATTCCAAAAGGAGATGGCAGCCTTTCAG CTTAAGTGTTTCAAAGAGAATGACAAATAAAAGGTCTATCGACTGGACTTCAGCATCTTCTGAACATGTAAATGCCATGACTTCGGATGTAATTGGTCCTTCACCAtggaaaatatttggctgtcaTGATG GATTGCGTCTCTTCAAGGAAGCAAATGACAGAGATTCCAATGGAAAG CATTGGGACGATCACCCTGCCATAATGGCCGTTGGTGTGATTGATGGAGCTTCAGAAGTCGTTTTCCATACCCTTATGTCTCTTGGTACTTCAAAATCTGA ATGGGATTTCTGTTTCTACAGGGGAAGTGTGATTGAGCATCTTGATGGTCATACAGATATAATACACATACAACTATATAATCATTGGTTACCATG GGCAATGAAACGAAGAGATTTGCTGCTTCGCCGTTATTGGAGAAGGGAAGATGATGGCACATATG TGATTCTTTACCACTCTGTGATCCACAGAAAGTGTCCACCACAAAATGGATATGTTCGAGCTTGCCTTAAAA GCGGTGGATATGTGATAACTCCTGCAATACAAGGTAAAGAATGTGTCATAAAACACATGCTCGCTGTCGATTGGAGGTTTTGGAAATCCCGTTTCAGGAAAGCATCTTCAAGATCAATAACTATCCGTATGCTTGGGAGGGTCGCAG CCTTGAGAGAGATGTTCAGAGCTAAGGTAGGAAGTGCTACAAATGAGTTTTTATTGGGTGGGCTCGCAATGGAGGTTGGGATTCCTCAGAGTGAGAAGGAAGAGATCAAAACTGAAGTAAACATTAAAATGGTGGAGAAAATAATAGAAGACGAGGGATTGAAACTTCTTTCTGAAGCTTCGAGTCTTAAGGGACTAAATGATGCTGCTGATGAATTTTTCGATGTTCCTGAACCATTCGATGATGAGACATCAGATAATGGGTGGACTTCTGACACATCCCCAGAATTTTGTTACGTG GACATCTACCAGCCAAAATTGTCGTCTGCTGctaattttgtgaaaaaattGCATGATCTTGCAG TCCAGAAAAAGGGCTATGTCGACTTGCAAGAACTGTCTTGGGGGGGAATTGTCTCATGCTGTTATGGAGCCACACTTCCAAAAGATTCATGCTTCAACATGCCCTGTAGTTGGGCAGCTGCTGATCCTTCATCCTTCCTCGTCCGTGGTGATAATTATCTCGAAGACCGTCAAAAG ATTAAGGCGAAGGGCACATTGATGCAAATGGTTGCTGCAGATTGGCTAAGATCCGACAAGCGTGAAGATGATCTTGCTGGTCGTCCTGGAGGCATTGTTCAG AAATATGCAGATAGGGGAGGTCCAGAATTCTTTTTTGTCATGAACATACAG GTTCCTGGTACAACAATGTACAATCTGGCGTTATATTACATGTTAAAAACACCCCTAAATGAAACGCCCTTGTTGGAGCGTTTTGTCAATGGAGATGATGCTTTTAGGAACTCAAGATTCAAGCTTATACCATACATTTCAAAG GGATCTTGGATAGTAAAACAGAGTGTTGGTAAAAAATCTTGTTTGCTCGGGCAAGCGCTTGAAGTGAATTATTATCGAGGAAAAAACTACTTGGAG CTGGATATCAATGTTGGCTCATCGACAGTGGCAAGAGGAGTCGTTAGCCTCGTTCTTGGTTACTTGAGCAATCTTGTGATAGAAATGGCATTTTTGATACAG GGTAACACTCAAGAGGAGTTGCCGGAAGTCCTCCTTGGAACGTGCCGACTGAATCATCTAGACGCAGCAAAGTCGGTTTCGACTGACTCTATACGTATCATCTAG
- the LOC140820848 gene encoding GATA transcription factor 8-like, with amino-acid sequence MESNFMDEIDCTTFFEQVDELIEFPPENESGGVNFETSCDSKDIPSIWNSALLEKTDRCTAPPDLSAELFVPYEDIVQLEWLSTFVEESFSGGGGSTMGKEVSCINTGPPHKHFQSPSPVSIQDSNSSFSGEETTPPDTNHRGTQRARTKRPRPVTSNTRDAIRLISPASSSTELTPMKRVLKPVGLEPNRKQKPTDAHRVPPPVPVKKCLHCEITKTPQWRAGPMGPKTLCNACGVRHKSGRLFPQYRPAASPTFLPSLHSNSHKKVMEMRSNVVPKHSNYKNCY; translated from the exons ATGGAATCAAATTTCATGGATGAGATTGACTGCACAACCTTCTTTGAACAAGTTGATGAATTGATAGAATTCCCACCTGAAAATGAGTCCGGTGGTGTGAATTTCGAAACTTCTTGTGACTCCAAGGATATCCCAAGCATCTGGAACAGCGCTTTGCTGGAGAAAACCGACCGTTGCACCGCCCCACCTGACCTCTCCGCGGAGCTCTTTGTTCCG TACGAAGACATTGTGCAACTTGAATGGCTTTCGACGTTTGTGGAGGAGTCGTTTTCTGGTGGAGGCGGGTCGACCATGGGAAAAGAGGTCTCGTGCATCAACACCGGGCCGCCGCATAAACATTTCCAATCCCCTAGCCCTGTTTCTATTCAGGATAGCAACAGCTCTTTTTCTGGGGAGGAAACTACACCTCCCGACACAAATCACCGTGGTACACAACGAGCTCGAACCAAACGCCCTCGGCCTGTGACTTCCAATACAAGGGATGCCATTCGACTCATCTCCCCTGCATCCTCCTCCACCGAGTTGACACCGATGAAAAGGGTCTTGAAACCTGTTGGATTGGAACCGAACCGAAAACAGAAACCAACAGATGCACATCGGGTCCCTCCACCTGTACCAGTTAAGAAATGCTTGCATTGTGAAATCACCAAGACTCCTCAATGGAGGGCTGGTCCCATGGGCCCGAAAACGCTTTGCAATGCTTGTGGTGTTCGCCACAAGTCGGGTCGTCTCTTCCCCCAGTACCGACCGGCTGCTAGCCCCACATTCCTTCCATCTCTCCACTCAAATTCCCACAAGAAAGTGATGGAGATGAGAAGCAACGTCGTCCCAAAACACAGCAACTATAAAAACTGCTACTAA
- the LOC140820867 gene encoding auxin response factor 18-like gives MTNVIQSLNKPMNQVEKILDPQLWHACAGGMAQIPPINSRVYYFPQGHAEYANKTVDFGGFSRIPPLIPCRVSAIKYLADTETDEVYAKIKLFPLRGNECDVADEGKLLGFEKDEEKEKSNSFAKTLTQSDANNGGGFSVPRYCAETIFPRLDYSAEPPVQTILVKDVHDEIWKFRHIYRGTPRRHLLTTGWSNFVNQKKLVAGDSIVFLRAENGDLCVGIRRAKKGIGGGVDVVSSGWNTGAANCADSLYRGFSGFLSENGNFGAGNAKKGGENGEIGLKEKGTLRAESVVEAANLAVNGRPFEVVYFPRASTPEFVVRASAVNAAMRLQWCSGMRFKMAFETEDSSRISWFMGTISSVHVEDPVRWPNSPWRLLQVVWDEPDLLQNVKRVNPWLVELVSNIPAINLSRFSPPRKRPRFPQHSEFPFVHLPMPPLLGNPLSPSSPLGFLHEHISAGIQGARHTDFGLSSSDLHFKKLQMGLQSMDFKHLDYASPLPKIPTGNCPSGQTKFDALQCTLKTGSSTQDFNKNNEAKKPVFVLFGQPILTEQQLSQNDSSDRNQENMANNSNGSGSAVIQNFPPEASSDGEFPLWKDQKLELGFGVTGHCQVFVESEDVGRTLDLLLLGSYEELYKKLAFMFNMEQSEMLSNVVYSDVTGATKHMGDEPFSDFTKKARRLTILMDSSSDNL, from the exons ATGACTAATGTTATCCAGTCGCTGAACAAACCCATGAATCAAGTGGAAAAAATCTTGGATCCTCAGCTATGGCATGCCTGCGCTGGTGGGATGGCTCAAATTCCACCTATCAACTCCAGGGTCTATTATTTTCCTCAAGGTCACGCTGAATATGCTAATAAAACTGTGGATTTTGGTGGATTTTCAAGAATCCCACCTCTTATACCTTGTAGGGTATCAGCCATAAAATACTTGGCTGATACTGAGACTGATGAAGTTTATGCTAAAATTAAACTATTCCCTTTGAGAGGGAATGAATGTGATGTTGCTGATGAGGGCAAACTGTTGGGATTTGAAAAAGACGAGGAAAAGGAGAAATCCAATTCCTTTGCTAAGACTTTGACACAGTCTGATGCTAACAATGGAGGGGGGTTTTCTGTGCCGAGATACTGTGCTGAGACCATATTTCCTAGGTTGGATTACTCGGCTGAACCTCCTGTTCAGACAATCTTGGTTAAGGATGTTCATGATGAGATATGGAAATTTAGGCATATTTATCGAGGGACTCCGCGGCGCCACCTGTTGACAACGGGTTGGAGTAATTTTGTTAACCAGAAGAAGCTTGTGGCGGGGGATTCAATTGTGTTTTTAAGGGCGGAGAACGGCGATCTTTGTGTCGGTATACGAAGGGCCAAAAAAGGGATTGGTGGGGGAGTTGATGTTGTGTCATCTGGATGGAATACTGGTGCTGCAAACTGTGCAGATTCTTTATACCGAGGCTTCTCCGGTTTCTTGAGCGAAAATGGGAATTTTGGCGCTGGAAATGCCAAGAAAGGTGGTGAAAATGGTGAAATAGGATTGAAGGAAAAGGGTACTCTGAGGGCTGAATCCGTTGTTGAAGCAGCAAATCTTGCTGTGAATGGCAGGCCGTTTGAAGTTGTCTATTTTCCTCGGGCAAGCACACCAGAGTTTGTTGTGAGAGCTTCTGCAGTGAATGCTGCCATGAGATTGCAATGGTGTTCTGGAATGAGGTTTAAGATGGCTTTCGAGACGGAAGATTCATCTCGAATTAGTTGGTTCATGGGAACCATTTCGTCTGTACATGTTGAAGACCCTGTTCGTTGGCCTAATTCGCCTTGGCGCCTTCTTCAG GTGGTATGGGATGAGCCTGATTTACTACAAAACGTGAAGCGAGTCAATCCATGGTTGGTTGAATTGGTATCTAATATACCAGCTATCAATCTCTCTCGTTTCTCACCACCAAGAAAGAGGCCAAGGTTTCCACAACATTCAGAATTCCCTTTCGTGCATCTTCCGATGCCACCTCTACTCGGCAACCCCCTCAGTCCAAGCAGCCCCTTGGGTTTTTTACATGAACACATTTCTGCAGGCATACAGGGAGCCAGGCATACTGATTTTGGATTATCTTCATCAGATCTCCACTTCAAGAAACTGCAGATGGGACTGCAATCGATGGATTTCAAGCATCTCGATTATGCTAGTCCGCTGCCCAAAATTCCCACCGGGAACTGCCCCTCGGGACAAACAAAATTTGATGCATTGCAATGCACGTTGAAAACGGGAAGCTCTACTCAAgattttaataaaaacaatGAGGCGAAGAAACCTGTGTTTGTTTTGTTTGGACAGCCAATTCTCACTGAGCAGCAGCTCTCTCAAAATGATTCATCAGACAGAAACCAAGAAAACATGGCCAACAATTCGAACGGATCAGGATCAGCTGTCATTCAGAATTTCCCACCAGAAGCCTCATCAGATGGAGAGTTTCCATTGTGGAAAGACCAGAAACTCGAGCTTGGGTTCGGTGTCACAGGACATTGTCAGGTGTTTGTGGAATCTGAGGATGTTGGCCGGACCCTTGACCTCTTACTACTTGGTTCGTACGAAGAGCTGTACAAGAAACTCGCCTTCATGTTCAACATGGAACAATCCGAAATGCTGAGCAATGTAGTTTATAGCGATGTAACCGGCGCGACTAAACACATGGGAGACGAACCCTTTAG CGATTTTACGAAGAAAGCGAGAAGGCTAACAATCTTGATGGATTCAAGCAGTGACAATCTTTGA